The following proteins come from a genomic window of Gossypium raimondii isolate GPD5lz chromosome 5, ASM2569854v1, whole genome shotgun sequence:
- the LOC105766084 gene encoding protein DETOXIFICATION 14, translating to MARTYESLIDDKIEQGFLANEREGSDINSSLDLHEFIEETKRIGYITGPMVAVHFSQYFLQIISVVMVGHLGQLSLSSIAIAVSFGAVTGFSVLFGMSGALETLCGQAYGAQQYGKLGTHTYTAIFSLILACLPLTTLWVYMGKLFILIGQDPVISEEVGKLIIWLIPALYAYATLQPIIRFFQTQSLIMPLLVGSCSILCFHVLLCWGLVFKSGLGNQGAALAISISYWTNVISLGLYMMFSDTCSKTLAPITIDVFRGVREFFRLAIPSASMICLEWWSFELLIIFSGFLPNPQLETSVTSVCLATMSTLFPIPEEIGAAASTRVSNELGAGNPRSARIVVFTALLIALLESVTVGAALFFSRHVFGYVFSNDKEVIDYVTNRAPLLSLSVVLDSLQVVLSGIARGSGWQDLGAYINLAAYYLCGIPVAVVLGFWVKMRGKGLWIGLQVGSFLQVLLLSAITSCIDWHKQVCLHNLFRGMLNIDIYPIQVYYKKIISFSSIWKMIFLTHIPSMYCI from the exons ATGGCTAGAACTTACGAATCTTTAATAGATGATAAGATCGAACAGGGTTTCTTGGCTAATGAAAGAGAAGGATCAGACATTAATTCTTCTTTGGATTTGCATGAATTCATTGAAGAAACCAAAAGGATTGGGTACATAACAGGTCCAATGGTGGCAGTCCATTTCTCACAATACTTTCTGCAAATTATATCAGTGGTAATGGTTGGTCACCTTGGCCAACTTTCTCTCTCCAGCATTGCCATTGCCGTCTCCTTCGGTGCTGTCACTGGTTTCAGTGTTCTT tttGGAATGTCGGGTGCACTTGAAACTTTGTGTGGGCAAGCTTATGGAGCTCAGCAATATGGAAAACTAGGAACTCATACTTATACAGCTATATTCTCCCTTATCTTAGCTTGTCTCCCTTTGACTACCCTTTGGGTTTATATGGGTAAATTATTCATTCTGATAGGCCAAGATCCTGTTATTTCAGAGGAGGTTGGGAAATTGATTATATGGCTAATTCCTGCTCTCTATGCGTATGCAACACTTCAACCTATTATACGGTTCTTTCAGACACAAAGTTTGATTATGCCATTGCTTGTAGGTTCCTGTTCTATTCTTTGTTTCCATGTGCTTCTTTGTTGGGGTTTAGTGTTTAAGTCTGGATTAGGAAACCAAGGTGCAGCATTAGCCATCAGCATTTCCTATTGGACTAATGTGATTTCACTAGGATTATATATGATGTTCTCTGATACTTGTTCAAAAACCCTTGCCCCTATTACAATCGATGTATTTCGAGGAGTTCGAGAGTTCTTTCGTTTAGCTATCCCCTCTGCTTCCATGATTTG CCTTGAATGGTGGTCATTTGAGTTGCTCATAATATTTTCTGGATTTTTACCAAACCCACAACTTGAAACATCTGTTACATCTGTCTG tCTAGCAACCATGTCAACACTATTTCCAATACCAGAGGAAATAGGAGCTGCAGCAAG CACTAGAGTTTCAAACGAACTAGGAGCAGGTAACCCGCGTTCAGCTCGTATTGTTGTCTTCACCGCCTTGTTGATTGCACTATTAGAGTCCGTTACCGTTGGTGCAGCCCTCTTTTTTAGTAGGCATGTTTTCGGTTATGTTTTCAGCAATGACAAGGAAGTTATCGATTATGTCACAAACAGGGCTCCTTTGCTATCTTTGTCTGTTGTTTTGGATAGTTTACAAGTTGTCCTGTCAG GGATTGCAAGGGGATCAGGATGGCAGGATTTGGGGGCTTATATCAACCTTGCTGCATACTATCTTTGTGGAATTCCAGTTGCTGTCGTATTGGGATTTTGGGTTAAGATGAGAGGAAAGGGGCTTTGGATTGGGTTACAAGTTGGTTCCTTTTTGCAAGTACTTTTGCTTTCTGCCATAACAAGTTGTATAGATTGGCATAAGCAGGTTTGCCTCCATAATCTCTTCAGGGGAATGTTGAATATCGACATATATCCAATAcaagtatattataaaaaaattataagtttttcaTCTATTTGGAAAATGATATTCCTTACTCATATCCCAAGTATGTATTGCatttaa